The Hymenobacter sp. DG01 sequence AACTTCCTGTACGTGAATGAGCACGGGAACGTGCTGGGTGCGGCACACCTCAGCGGCGCGCTGGTAGGTATCCACCAGGCCGGCGTAGTCCCAGCCTTTCACCCGGAAAATTTCGAAGCCCTCCTGGCCCTCGCCTTCCCGCTGGAAGCCTTTCAGAATTTCGCTGATATTCTGCTTGGTTGTCTGATACTCAGCGGGAACCGAAATGCCATAGTGGTCGTCCCAGACGCTGACGAGCATAGGAATCTGGAGTACACCGGCGGCATTGATGGCCTCGAAGAACATACCTTCCGAGGTGCTGGCGTTGCCGATGGTACCAAAAGCTACCTCATTGCCATTCACCGAAAACTGCGAAAACTGGTGCAGCTCGGGGTTCTGGCGGTAGAGCTTGGAGGCGTAGGCCAGGCCCACAAGGCGAGGCATCTGGCCGCCGGTGGGCGAAATATCGGCGGAGGAATTTTTGCTCTGGGCCAAGTTGCGGAAGTTGCCGTCCTCGTCGAGGTGACGGGTACCGAAGTGGCCGTTCATGGCGCGGCCGGCCGTGGAGGGCTCAGCTTCTACGTCGGGGTGGGCATAGAGCTGGGCGAAGTACTGCTGCAGGGTCAGCTCGCCGATAGCAAACATAAACGTCTGGTCGCGGTAGTAGCCCGAGCGCCAGTCGCCGGCCCGGAAAGCGCGGGCCATGGCCAGCTGGGGTACTTCCTTGCCGTCGCCGAAGATGCCGAACTTGGCTTTACCCATGAATACTTCCTTGCGGCCAGCCAGGGAGGCCTGGCGGCTTTCCCAGCCCAGGCGGTAGTCGCGGAGCAGGTCTTCTTTGCTGAGGGAGGCGACGCTAGTTTGCACGTCGGCGGCGGTTTCGGCAGTGGACATAGAGACGAAAGAGGCGGGTGGAGTTAGGAGCCGGACACTGGTGGAGGTGGGAAGCTGCTGCCCGGAAAGCAGGCCCCCAAAAGTACGGATTTACCGTTGATGCGGGGGTAGGCGTTTTTGTGGCTATCTTTGGGGAGGGTGTGCGGGCGTGAGGGTATGGGGGCAGGAGTTGAAAAAAGGGTGTTTGGGCTAGGGGCAAGGCGTCGGAACGTACGGTGAACCGGCTTGCCTCACGCCCTCCTACTTCCCCAACTCCTACTCCCATACCCTCACGCCCTCCTACCCCCATACCCTCCTACCCTACTCTACTGCCATGAAACACGTATTCTTCTTTCTGATTGCCCTGCTGGCAGCCTCGGCGGCGCACGCTCAGGGCGTGCTCAAGTTCGAGCAGGAGCTGCATGATTTCGGTAACGTGCCGGAGGGCACCATGGCTACCCACGAGTTCCGCTTCCGGAACGTGGGCAACCAGCCCGTTATCATCGCCAACGTGCAGGCCAGCTGCGGCTGCACTACCCCTGACTGGACGAAAACCCCGGTGCTGCCCGGCAAAACCGGCATTGTGAAGGCTGTGTACAGCAGCGCCGGCCGCCCCGGCATCTTCAATAAAACCGTAACGGTGACCAGCAACGCCGCTACCCCCAGCACGGTGCTCACCATCAAAGGCAACGTGCTGACCAAGGACCAGGTGAAGGCCTCATTGACGCCGGCCCAGCTGGCTCAGTCGGCCCGCCTGACGGTTGACCGCACCACCCACGACTTTGGCAAAATGGAAGCCGGCCAGTCGCCAGTAGCACGCTTCACCGTGAAAAATACGGGCAAGCAGGACCTGGTGCTAGGCACCATTACCTCGCAGTGCTATTGCGTAGGCTATAAAAATGCACCCTCGCCCATCAAGCCCGGTCAGAGCGCGGTGGTAGAGCTGGTGTACAACCAGCGCAAGCTGGGCGCCCAAACCGAAACCGTTACCATCACCAGCAACGACATGAACGG is a genomic window containing:
- a CDS encoding DUF1573 domain-containing protein — encoded protein: MKHVFFFLIALLAASAAHAQGVLKFEQELHDFGNVPEGTMATHEFRFRNVGNQPVIIANVQASCGCTTPDWTKTPVLPGKTGIVKAVYSSAGRPGIFNKTVTVTSNAATPSTVLTIKGNVLTKDQVKASLTPAQLAQSARLTVDRTTHDFGKMEAGQSPVARFTVKNTGKQDLVLGTITSQCYCVGYKNAPSPIKPGQSAVVELVYNQRKLGAQTETVTITSNDMNGDTKLTLKAQVVQDLNGGSMVKESGASVPFK